A stretch of Gymnodinialimonas phycosphaerae DNA encodes these proteins:
- a CDS encoding sulfite exporter TauE/SafE family protein — protein MCVWPYQMPIDPLSIALAIIGIVIGGIVKGATGAGAPIVAVPLLAVAFDVPTAVTIFTIPNLISNMWQAWQYREHNLSRRFILPLLIAAFVGAGLGTVMLISLPSEFLTTGVAIGCIAYIAFRLARPDWSLSLKTATRVVAPVGLAAGVLQGAIGVSAPISVTFLSALKLDRPVFIATISAVFVAMSYAQIPLIASAGLMTPTLIVFGFAALGLVLITMPLGAALAQRWSPAVFSNIILVMLAVIALRLLANLF, from the coding sequence ATGTGTGTGTGGCCGTATCAGATGCCCATTGATCCATTGTCCATTGCGCTCGCGATCATAGGCATCGTGATTGGCGGCATCGTCAAAGGAGCAACCGGCGCCGGCGCGCCCATCGTGGCCGTTCCGCTCTTGGCAGTCGCTTTCGATGTGCCAACAGCAGTCACAATCTTTACGATCCCCAATCTGATTTCCAACATGTGGCAAGCGTGGCAATATCGCGAACATAACCTTTCGCGGCGCTTCATCTTGCCCCTTTTGATCGCCGCTTTTGTCGGTGCGGGACTTGGCACTGTGATGCTGATTAGTTTGCCATCGGAATTCCTGACCACGGGCGTCGCGATCGGGTGCATCGCCTACATCGCTTTCCGTCTTGCACGTCCCGATTGGAGCTTGTCGCTAAAGACCGCAACCCGCGTTGTTGCCCCCGTAGGGCTTGCCGCTGGGGTCCTGCAAGGTGCCATCGGGGTCTCTGCCCCGATTTCCGTTACCTTCCTCAGCGCCCTGAAACTTGACCGCCCCGTTTTCATCGCCACAATCTCAGCTGTGTTTGTCGCGATGTCTTATGCGCAGATCCCATTGATCGCGAGCGCAGGGTTAATGACGCCCACGCTGATCGTGTTCGGGTTCGCCGCGCTTGGCCTTGTGCTTATTACAATGCCGTTGGGCGCAGCCTTAGCGCAGCGCTGGTCGCCTGCGGTGTTCAGTAACATCATTCTGGTGATGCTGGCCGTTATTGCTTTGCGCCTGCTCGCCAACTTGTTCTGA
- a CDS encoding thiamine pyrophosphate-requiring protein: protein MDTHEHHKPATGAEALLTGLKSSGIDYVFANAGTDFPPIIEAMARLPVDASPVAITVPHETAGVAMAHGHYLVTGRAQAVMFHVNVGLANAVMGVINAASDNIPVLVMSGRTPITETGRPGHRVTPIHYGQEMFDQTSLLRDVVKFNYELRYPEQAGELVGRAMALANSAPEGPVYLSLPREPLAEACPDWNSPQPTTRPRATPAAPDPAAIVTLADWLRAADSPTILCQRGDPDGQLGAALSTFATHHGIRVVSPFMTRNLLSSDHPNFAGFAPDAVFDQTDLLIVLDSPTPWIAATNSPPPSCKVVHIGPDPHFARLPMRGNQTDIAVQSDPLLALAALDAALAAPLINADKRNAALAGQSAARRTKLAAVARNAVGEPMGAEWLSHCISNAMGDDAVVFSDLGVLPGSMDLAGPNRVFISPHSGGLGWAMNAALGAQLADRERLVIACVGDGSYMFANPVAAHQIAEALQLPILTIVKNNAMWNAVRRSVIGAYPDGAAAKANEMPLTSLAPLPDFTKVAQANRAHAEKVACGQDLPAALKRAIKVIRTERRQALLDVCVAVSDAH from the coding sequence GTGGACACTCACGAACATCACAAGCCAGCAACTGGGGCGGAGGCGTTGCTGACTGGTCTCAAGTCCAGCGGCATCGACTATGTTTTTGCGAATGCAGGCACGGACTTCCCCCCAATTATTGAGGCTATGGCCCGACTGCCCGTTGATGCCTCTCCGGTTGCAATCACCGTTCCCCATGAAACCGCAGGCGTCGCCATGGCGCACGGGCACTACCTTGTCACGGGGCGCGCGCAGGCGGTGATGTTCCACGTGAACGTCGGCCTCGCGAATGCGGTCATGGGGGTGATCAATGCCGCCAGCGACAATATCCCCGTCCTCGTCATGTCAGGGCGCACGCCGATCACGGAGACGGGTCGACCCGGCCACCGGGTGACACCGATCCACTACGGCCAAGAGATGTTCGACCAGACGTCATTGCTGCGCGATGTGGTGAAATTCAATTACGAGCTTCGGTACCCAGAACAAGCGGGAGAGCTGGTGGGCCGCGCCATGGCTTTGGCGAATTCTGCACCAGAAGGCCCCGTTTATCTGAGCCTCCCACGAGAGCCATTGGCAGAGGCCTGCCCCGACTGGAACAGCCCTCAGCCCACTACGAGACCAAGAGCGACGCCAGCCGCCCCTGATCCAGCCGCGATTGTGACGCTCGCCGACTGGTTGCGCGCCGCCGATAGCCCGACAATCCTGTGCCAACGCGGTGACCCAGACGGCCAGCTTGGCGCGGCGCTTTCTACCTTCGCCACTCACCACGGCATCCGCGTTGTCAGCCCGTTCATGACACGTAACCTGCTGTCCTCGGATCATCCAAACTTCGCGGGCTTTGCACCGGATGCGGTGTTCGATCAGACGGACCTTCTGATCGTTCTCGACAGCCCAACACCTTGGATTGCGGCAACTAATAGTCCACCGCCCAGTTGCAAAGTTGTCCACATCGGCCCCGATCCCCATTTCGCCCGGTTGCCGATGCGCGGGAACCAGACGGATATCGCAGTGCAGTCCGATCCGCTTTTGGCCCTTGCAGCGCTGGATGCGGCCCTTGCGGCACCCTTGATCAACGCAGACAAACGGAACGCTGCGCTGGCAGGTCAATCCGCTGCGCGCCGCACGAAGCTTGCCGCCGTCGCGCGCAATGCTGTTGGAGAGCCGATGGGCGCGGAATGGCTCAGTCACTGTATCAGTAACGCGATGGGCGACGACGCCGTGGTTTTCTCGGACCTCGGCGTGTTGCCGGGTTCCATGGACCTTGCCGGGCCGAACCGTGTCTTCATCAGCCCTCATTCCGGTGGCCTTGGATGGGCGATGAACGCAGCCCTTGGCGCGCAGCTTGCGGACCGGGAACGTTTGGTAATCGCATGCGTGGGCGACGGGTCGTATATGTTCGCCAACCCCGTAGCAGCCCACCAAATCGCGGAAGCCTTGCAGCTTCCGATCCTGACCATCGTCAAGAACAACGCGATGTGGAACGCTGTGCGCCGCTCCGTCATCGGGGCCTACCCGGACGGGGCCGCCGCCAAGGCCAACGAGATGCCGCTGACATCCCTTGCCCCTCTGCCCGACTTCACGAAAGTCGCACAGGCGAACCGTGCGCACGCAGAAAAGGTTGCGTGCGGGCAGGACCTGCCCGCAGCCCTCAAGCGCGCCATCAAGGTCATCCGAACCGAGCGACGCCAAGCCCTGCTTGATGTGTGTGTGGCCGTATCAGATGCCCATTGA
- a CDS encoding TAXI family TRAP transporter solute-binding subunit — protein sequence MNKVLFGAFVATTLGLGGAAHAQQAVGIATSNPGSLFHNIGTSVANAANASGLNATIQPATSPNQFIPFVNTGGIEFGVANLQEVEYAITGAEWWNGVENPNLRIVGHLQPLVEAIFVRADSGIMSVADLAGLPMTDGYTAQNTILPQLSAFYATAGMTRDDIVPVNVASVVAGADAFMAGDTVGFIFAHGAGKVREADAAVGGLRALGVGDDSDEALASAQAHWPTAFFMSLPEGAMPGVLEETTYIAFPQVVFTHADVPDDVVAAMARAMYEGGTIMGETFPPMRAFRPENMRGALGVTQYHPGALAFFEEVGLE from the coding sequence ATGAATAAGGTACTCTTCGGCGCGTTTGTCGCCACTACACTTGGGCTTGGTGGTGCGGCGCACGCACAGCAAGCCGTGGGTATCGCGACGTCCAACCCGGGATCACTGTTCCACAACATCGGTACCTCAGTGGCAAACGCGGCCAACGCAAGCGGGTTGAATGCCACGATCCAACCCGCCACCAGCCCCAACCAATTTATCCCCTTCGTCAATACTGGTGGGATCGAGTTTGGCGTGGCGAATCTGCAAGAGGTTGAATACGCGATCACCGGAGCGGAGTGGTGGAACGGGGTCGAGAACCCGAATTTGCGCATCGTTGGCCACCTTCAGCCGTTGGTTGAGGCTATTTTCGTACGCGCCGACAGCGGTATCATGTCAGTCGCAGACCTGGCCGGCCTGCCGATGACGGATGGCTACACCGCGCAAAACACCATTCTGCCGCAGCTGTCAGCCTTCTATGCCACCGCAGGGATGACCCGCGATGACATTGTTCCGGTCAATGTGGCCTCGGTCGTGGCGGGCGCAGATGCGTTCATGGCGGGCGATACCGTTGGTTTCATCTTCGCCCATGGTGCGGGCAAGGTACGTGAAGCGGACGCCGCAGTAGGCGGTTTGCGCGCGTTGGGTGTGGGCGACGACAGCGATGAAGCCTTGGCCTCCGCGCAGGCGCATTGGCCGACCGCGTTCTTCATGTCGCTGCCTGAGGGTGCCATGCCCGGTGTCTTGGAAGAGACCACGTATATCGCGTTCCCACAGGTCGTCTTTACCCACGCAGATGTGCCCGATGATGTGGTCGCCGCCATGGCACGTGCCATGTATGAGGGCGGCACGATCATGGGCGAAACCTTCCCTCCAATGCGTGCGTTCCGGCCCGAAAACATGCGTGGCGCTTTGGGCGTCACCCAGTATCACCCCGGTGCTTTGGCCTTCTTCGAAGAAGTCGGACTGGAATAG
- a CDS encoding TRAP transporter permease translates to MNATPEITGGGAGSGLSSNIWRPVADVLAALMTLLAIGWAVSFQRVIGLNIYPQQLFAAILGLTLAVSYLILPRVRGTQRVRVPYTDVALALIAAAMAGYVAVEYPRLVLTIFSRPVDAWLPGLIIVLLTLEALRRATGWALVIIIAVFILYALFGDVFPGRLQGRAQNWQLLAGYMALDSNGMLGLPMSVAATIVVAFILFGTLLGITGGSQFFTDAAMIAMGRFRGGSMKIAVLASGLFGSISGSAVANVVGTGVVTIPMIKRDGYPAHKAGAIEAVASTGGQLMPPVMGASAFLMAEFLAVPYADIVLAALVPAILYYVALFIQADLEAARLGIRPVPRSEIPKGRMVIVGVHFAFAFAALIYMLFWLRYQPERAATWACLVLIASSLLIGYRGARPSLRAIAGSLSKCGHGVTEIILISTASGIVIGVLNVTGLSFNLTYLLVQIGGGSAALLLFLSALVCIVLGMGLPTLGVYVLLAALVAPALVAVGINEIGAHLYVLYFGMMSMITPPIALAAFAAASIAKAPAMATGWAAMRFGWSAYVIPVLFVLSPTLLLQGESWDITIAIASAGMGVWLVSSALAGYFSGHLSMVMRVGFAAFGLIALVPAGAFPGAAVTDIVGVAGGLSLMALDVIRNRATRREQSA, encoded by the coding sequence GTGAACGCAACACCTGAAATCACGGGGGGAGGGGCCGGGTCCGGCCTGTCCTCCAACATCTGGCGACCGGTCGCAGATGTGTTGGCCGCGTTGATGACGCTGCTGGCCATCGGGTGGGCGGTGTCGTTTCAGCGGGTCATTGGCCTAAACATTTACCCGCAACAGCTTTTCGCAGCCATTCTGGGACTGACACTTGCGGTATCCTACTTGATACTGCCCCGCGTGCGTGGGACCCAGCGGGTCCGCGTGCCCTACACCGACGTCGCGCTTGCACTGATTGCGGCGGCGATGGCGGGCTATGTAGCGGTCGAATATCCACGCCTCGTGCTGACGATCTTCTCGCGTCCCGTGGACGCCTGGCTGCCCGGCCTCATCATCGTTTTATTGACACTTGAGGCGCTTCGGCGCGCGACGGGATGGGCTTTGGTGATCATCATCGCCGTGTTCATCCTCTACGCGCTATTTGGAGACGTGTTTCCCGGCAGATTGCAAGGCCGTGCCCAGAATTGGCAATTGCTGGCGGGCTATATGGCTTTGGACAGCAACGGCATGTTGGGATTGCCGATGTCTGTTGCCGCAACCATCGTGGTCGCCTTCATCCTCTTCGGCACGCTTTTGGGCATCACCGGAGGGTCACAGTTCTTCACTGATGCGGCGATGATCGCGATGGGGAGGTTCCGGGGTGGTTCGATGAAAATCGCGGTTCTGGCATCGGGCCTGTTTGGCTCCATCTCAGGTTCTGCCGTTGCCAATGTCGTTGGGACCGGCGTGGTCACGATTCCAATGATCAAACGGGACGGATACCCCGCCCACAAGGCTGGCGCGATTGAAGCCGTCGCATCGACCGGAGGGCAACTCATGCCGCCCGTGATGGGCGCGTCTGCGTTTCTGATGGCCGAGTTCCTGGCCGTTCCCTACGCCGATATCGTCTTGGCGGCTCTCGTGCCTGCGATCCTCTATTATGTGGCCTTGTTCATCCAAGCGGACCTGGAAGCGGCACGCCTTGGCATCCGCCCTGTGCCTCGGTCTGAAATCCCCAAAGGACGTATGGTTATCGTCGGTGTCCACTTCGCATTCGCCTTCGCCGCGTTGATCTACATGCTGTTTTGGCTGCGCTATCAGCCGGAAAGGGCCGCAACATGGGCCTGCCTTGTGCTGATCGCCTCGTCCTTGCTGATCGGTTATCGCGGCGCACGCCCCAGCTTGCGTGCCATAGCAGGAAGCCTGTCAAAGTGCGGCCATGGCGTGACTGAGATCATCTTGATCTCAACCGCTTCAGGTATCGTGATCGGCGTCCTGAACGTCACGGGACTGTCGTTCAACCTGACGTATCTGCTGGTGCAAATCGGCGGTGGCTCAGCGGCGCTGCTGCTGTTTCTGTCAGCACTTGTCTGCATTGTTCTTGGTATGGGTCTTCCGACACTTGGCGTCTACGTCTTGTTGGCGGCCTTGGTTGCGCCCGCCTTGGTGGCAGTCGGCATCAATGAAATTGGGGCGCATTTGTACGTCCTCTACTTCGGAATGATGTCAATGATCACCCCGCCCATTGCACTCGCGGCCTTTGCCGCCGCTTCCATCGCCAAAGCGCCCGCAATGGCGACAGGATGGGCCGCGATGCGGTTTGGTTGGTCCGCCTATGTGATCCCGGTCCTGTTCGTTTTGTCGCCCACGCTGTTGCTGCAAGGCGAAAGCTGGGACATCACAATCGCGATCGCCAGCGCGGGCATGGGCGTTTGGTTGGTTTCAAGCGCGCTCGCGGGCTATTTCTCGGGTCATTTGTCGATGGTGATGCGCGTAGGGTTTGCGGCGTTCGGATTGATCGCCCTGGTCCCAGCAGGGGCGTTCCCCGGTGCGGCTGTCACGGATATCGTAGGCGTTGCGGGCGGCCTAAGCCTTATGGCGCTGGATGTCATTCGAAACCGCGCCACCCGTCGGGAGCAAAGCGCATGA
- a CDS encoding IclR family transcriptional regulator, giving the protein MSAGSGERLLSILDLFTEDHLEWTPQDMMEVLGFSRPTLYRYLKVLKETGFLAPVHGAAYGLGPRFVEMDFLARQSDPLVTFGQDHLKYLSAQFPGTAFLVRWYGERSLCVASVSRDAMARTSYPRGRPMPLLGGAASKAILAFLPRRQRKILAQRPDANRIATSEAEVQEVFRTIRQDGFVVAHGEVTPGIVGSAAPVFDAGENPIASLCVSMEEADYSGIDHAALHSALRAATKSISAAMADTQQPLAQKSVGEFT; this is encoded by the coding sequence ATGAGCGCGGGCAGCGGCGAGCGGCTGCTAAGCATCCTGGATCTGTTCACCGAGGATCATCTGGAATGGACCCCGCAGGACATGATGGAGGTCCTAGGCTTTTCGCGTCCCACCCTCTACCGCTACCTGAAGGTGCTGAAGGAAACCGGATTCCTTGCGCCAGTTCACGGGGCGGCTTACGGGCTTGGCCCCCGCTTCGTTGAAATGGACTTTCTCGCCCGCCAATCAGACCCATTGGTCACTTTCGGGCAGGACCACCTAAAATACCTGTCCGCGCAATTTCCCGGCACCGCATTCTTGGTGCGCTGGTACGGCGAACGGTCTTTATGCGTCGCCTCCGTCAGCCGCGACGCCATGGCGCGCACCAGCTACCCACGCGGGCGCCCGATGCCACTTTTGGGGGGGGCTGCATCCAAAGCGATCTTGGCCTTCTTGCCACGCCGACAGCGCAAAATTCTGGCGCAACGACCCGATGCCAACCGGATCGCCACTTCTGAGGCTGAAGTGCAGGAGGTGTTCCGCACCATCCGGCAAGATGGATTCGTTGTAGCTCATGGAGAAGTCACGCCCGGCATCGTCGGGTCCGCAGCGCCAGTCTTTGACGCCGGAGAAAACCCAATCGCGTCGCTGTGCGTCAGCATGGAGGAGGCAGACTACTCGGGGATTGACCATGCCGCGCTTCATTCCGCGCTTCGCGCGGCCACCAAAAGCATTAGCGCCGCTATGGCGGACACACAGCAGCCTCTTGCCCAAAAATCTGTCGGAGAATTCACATGA
- a CDS encoding amidohydrolase family protein, giving the protein MKKIDVFNHIWPKPFHDALIDHLGSTTDITRRSEAVPMMTNLDRRFEVMDMFGDDYCQILSIASPPYEKYAAPAKSLELATIASDSMAELCQKYPDRFPGFIGTAVMSNPDAMVEDARRNIEDLGACGMQVFTNVSGRPLDRPEFEPFFEYMHSAGKPIWMHPARGANFTDYLAEEQSEFEIWWTFGWPYETSAAMARLVFSGHFDRYPGLNIITHHAGGMVPFFEGRVGAGWDQMGARTTDKDLAAVRRGLKRPHLEYFKEYYADTATFGSSRAITHAMDFFSDDRVLFASDAPFDPEQGPMYIRETIKIIEELEITDAQRQKIFQDNAVKLLGLKL; this is encoded by the coding sequence ATGAAAAAGATCGACGTATTCAACCACATCTGGCCGAAGCCATTCCACGATGCGCTGATTGATCATCTGGGCTCCACAACCGACATCACGCGCAGGTCTGAGGCTGTACCGATGATGACGAACCTCGACCGCCGGTTCGAGGTGATGGATATGTTCGGCGATGATTACTGCCAAATCCTCTCCATCGCGTCACCTCCCTATGAGAAATACGCGGCCCCCGCAAAGTCGCTGGAACTGGCGACCATAGCATCGGATAGCATGGCGGAGTTGTGCCAAAAGTATCCTGACCGCTTCCCCGGTTTTATCGGCACGGCAGTGATGTCGAACCCTGACGCGATGGTGGAGGACGCGCGCCGCAATATCGAGGACCTCGGCGCGTGTGGGATGCAGGTTTTCACCAACGTATCTGGCAGGCCATTGGACCGCCCTGAGTTCGAGCCGTTCTTTGAATACATGCATTCGGCTGGCAAACCGATCTGGATGCACCCAGCACGCGGGGCGAACTTCACCGATTATCTGGCGGAGGAGCAGTCGGAGTTTGAGATTTGGTGGACGTTTGGTTGGCCTTACGAGACCTCTGCCGCCATGGCACGGCTGGTCTTCTCAGGCCACTTTGACCGCTACCCCGGCCTCAACATCATCACACACCACGCAGGCGGCATGGTGCCCTTTTTTGAAGGCCGTGTCGGCGCCGGTTGGGACCAGATGGGGGCGCGGACGACCGACAAAGACCTTGCCGCCGTGCGGCGCGGATTGAAGCGGCCACATCTGGAATATTTCAAGGAATACTACGCGGATACGGCAACCTTTGGATCGTCCCGCGCTATCACCCATGCCATGGATTTCTTTTCGGATGATCGCGTGTTGTTTGCGTCTGATGCGCCATTCGATCCCGAACAAGGTCCCATGTACATTCGTGAAACCATTAAGATCATTGAAGAATTGGAAATTACTGACGCGCAGCGCCAGAAGATATTCCAAGACAACGCGGTGAAGTTGTTGGGGTTGAAGCTGTAG
- a CDS encoding aldehyde dehydrogenase family protein encodes MTRIAQHFIAGAWRDDGSAPCDSTNPADGSVVGQFLPGSAALLEEAATVARATFLEGTWASSPRIRAAAMYEIADALEAAKDEIAALVVAENGKLRAAAMGETMAGVSEMRYYAGLARSVRGTMQEIGPGAMSLFAREAAGVTAIVVPWNAPVTLLVRSLAPALAAGCTCVIKPAAQTPLVHARIMQCIAGAPSLPAGVVNSVNENGIEVGQAVVASPDIDVISFTGSSATGKKIMEGASKTLKRVGLEPGGKAPAVIFADADLDKAVRELTHGSLNMAGQICVAAARFLVHESVAQTFEYKMIAAYRAVRVGPGTDPSSQMGALIDMPNQARLLRLIEQAGDEGQMVLRGEAQGIGAFLSPTLFRIDDLQTSLIQEELFGSIVSIETFADEVEAIAKANATVFGLAASVFTTDVARAMRVSRAIRAGTVWVNSHLRLFAEAETGGFGQSGMGRLHGGEGLSDFLETKHVYFEPGTVGQGV; translated from the coding sequence ATGACGCGGATCGCACAACATTTCATTGCGGGCGCATGGCGCGACGATGGCAGCGCGCCCTGTGACAGCACGAACCCGGCCGACGGCTCGGTCGTGGGGCAATTTTTGCCGGGATCAGCTGCGTTGTTGGAAGAGGCTGCAACAGTTGCGCGCGCCACCTTCCTGGAAGGTACATGGGCCTCGTCCCCCCGTATTCGTGCAGCGGCGATGTATGAGATTGCGGACGCATTGGAGGCCGCGAAGGATGAGATAGCAGCACTGGTCGTGGCAGAGAACGGCAAACTGCGCGCAGCGGCCATGGGTGAGACCATGGCCGGTGTGTCCGAGATGCGATATTATGCAGGCCTCGCGCGATCCGTACGCGGCACCATGCAGGAAATCGGCCCCGGTGCCATGTCGCTGTTCGCACGCGAAGCTGCTGGCGTAACAGCGATCGTCGTGCCGTGGAACGCGCCGGTCACGCTTTTGGTGCGCTCACTGGCGCCTGCTTTGGCCGCAGGGTGCACTTGCGTGATCAAGCCCGCCGCTCAGACGCCGCTGGTTCATGCGCGGATCATGCAATGCATCGCAGGCGCACCGAGCCTGCCCGCAGGGGTGGTTAACTCCGTTAACGAAAACGGGATCGAAGTGGGCCAAGCCGTGGTCGCCTCACCCGACATCGACGTGATTTCCTTCACCGGGTCGAGCGCCACCGGCAAGAAAATCATGGAAGGTGCATCGAAGACGTTGAAACGGGTCGGATTAGAGCCGGGAGGCAAAGCGCCCGCCGTCATTTTCGCCGATGCGGATTTGGACAAGGCCGTGCGCGAACTGACTCACGGGTCGCTCAACATGGCGGGGCAAATCTGTGTCGCGGCAGCACGGTTCCTGGTCCACGAGAGCGTAGCTCAGACGTTCGAATACAAAATGATCGCTGCGTATCGCGCGGTGCGCGTGGGTCCCGGCACCGATCCGTCCAGCCAGATGGGCGCGTTGATCGATATGCCCAATCAAGCGCGTCTGTTGCGGCTTATCGAGCAAGCAGGCGATGAGGGACAGATGGTTCTGCGTGGCGAAGCGCAGGGCATCGGCGCGTTCCTGTCACCCACGCTGTTCCGCATCGATGACTTGCAAACGAGCCTCATTCAAGAGGAACTCTTTGGATCCATCGTGTCCATCGAGACCTTCGCAGATGAAGTTGAAGCCATTGCCAAGGCCAATGCGACCGTGTTCGGCCTTGCGGCGTCGGTCTTCACAACAGACGTGGCACGCGCAATGCGGGTTAGCCGGGCCATACGCGCTGGCACGGTCTGGGTGAATTCACACCTTCGCCTGTTTGCCGAAGCGGAAACCGGTGGTTTCGGGCAGTCGGGAATGGGCCGGCTACATGGTGGCGAGGGCCTGTCGGATTTTCTTGAGACCAAACATGTTTATTTTGAACCCGGCACGGTCGGGCAGGGGGTCTAG
- a CDS encoding FAD-dependent monooxygenase: MDFTHEVIVIGGGPVGMGLAIDLGQRGIKTAVVERHPEPQMVPKGQNLTQRSLENIDSWGCEPKMRAARVMPPGLANGGLVTYRTILSDYAYDWLARENVQPYYGQRVDRMPQYQTEKVLRARAAELDTIDLRYGLSFKGLDQDDDGVMITADDGSVLRARYAVACDGSNSATRDAAGITQTITAHDRKMVLIVFKSPDLSDLLAKYHPPRSFYNALDPELNGYWKFLGRVDGVTEWFFHAPVPTDTTRKNTDFEAILTEAVGASFEIDISYVGFWDLRFALADRYRKDRVLVAGDASHSHPPYGGYGINTGFEDARNLGWKLAAALDGWAGDALLDSYDAERRPVFASLGRDFIGNFIEEDRDFLQTYSPEKDPAEFATKWSARNEGDEEVLAYEPNYQGSPIVDGDGTPSARGDHRFDARAGHHIAPRALSDGRTTYQTLGAGFTLFAFGVDSVDFAEAAQALSIPLTIVADTFEEERRDYVQPLILVRPDGFVSWCGQAGDADQILRMAIGAQS; this comes from the coding sequence ATGGATTTCACCCACGAAGTTATCGTTATTGGCGGCGGCCCTGTGGGTATGGGACTTGCCATCGACCTCGGCCAACGGGGCATCAAAACGGCCGTGGTGGAACGCCATCCAGAACCGCAGATGGTGCCAAAGGGTCAGAACCTGACCCAACGCTCCTTGGAAAATATCGATAGTTGGGGATGTGAGCCCAAGATGCGGGCCGCAAGGGTGATGCCACCGGGGTTGGCCAACGGCGGGCTGGTGACGTACCGCACGATCCTAAGCGATTACGCCTATGATTGGCTGGCACGAGAAAATGTGCAGCCCTACTACGGGCAGCGCGTGGACCGAATGCCGCAATACCAGACGGAGAAGGTGTTGCGCGCCCGTGCGGCGGAGCTCGATACAATAGACTTACGCTATGGGCTGTCGTTTAAAGGGCTGGACCAAGACGACGACGGCGTGATGATCACAGCGGATGACGGCAGTGTCCTGCGCGCGCGATATGCGGTGGCCTGCGATGGCAGCAACTCCGCCACCCGCGATGCTGCGGGCATCACGCAGACCATTACTGCTCACGACCGCAAGATGGTTCTGATCGTCTTCAAATCGCCCGACCTCAGCGATCTGCTGGCCAAGTACCATCCGCCCCGGTCCTTCTACAACGCGCTCGATCCAGAGTTGAACGGCTATTGGAAATTTTTGGGCCGCGTCGATGGTGTGACGGAGTGGTTTTTCCATGCCCCCGTGCCCACGGACACGACACGCAAAAATACGGACTTCGAGGCGATCCTGACAGAGGCTGTCGGCGCGTCGTTTGAGATCGACATATCTTACGTTGGCTTTTGGGACCTGCGGTTTGCGCTGGCCGATCGCTATCGCAAGGATCGTGTGTTGGTGGCGGGGGATGCCAGCCACAGTCACCCCCCCTACGGCGGCTATGGGATCAACACCGGGTTTGAGGATGCGCGCAATCTTGGCTGGAAACTTGCGGCCGCGCTGGATGGATGGGCAGGTGACGCCTTGCTGGACAGTTACGACGCAGAACGCCGACCCGTTTTCGCTTCCCTCGGGCGCGACTTCATCGGAAACTTCATCGAGGAGGACCGTGACTTCCTTCAAACCTATAGTCCGGAGAAGGACCCGGCAGAATTTGCCACCAAGTGGAGCGCCCGCAATGAGGGCGACGAGGAGGTTCTTGCGTACGAGCCTAACTACCAAGGCTCGCCCATTGTAGACGGGGATGGCACTCCGAGCGCGCGCGGCGACCACAGGTTTGACGCCCGCGCGGGCCACCACATCGCCCCGCGCGCCCTGTCTGACGGGCGCACGACCTATCAGACCTTGGGCGCTGGCTTCACCTTGTTTGCCTTCGGGGTGGATAGTGTGGATTTTGCCGAGGCAGCGCAGGCCTTGAGCATTCCGCTGACCATTGTGGCGGACACATTTGAGGAGGAGCGGCGCGATTACGTGCAGCCGCTTATCCTCGTGCGGCCAGATGGATTTGTGTCGTGGTGCGGACAAGCCGGCGATGCGGACCAGATCCTGCGGATGGCAATTGGTGCGCAGTCATGA